In a single window of the Trichoderma breve strain T069 chromosome 6, whole genome shotgun sequence genome:
- a CDS encoding ankyrin repeats (3 copies) domain-containing protein: MVARLFLTVAPQAELYIAKVADKQEMLDNQLHRITEAIKWAVLECDVDIISMSLLLPREHSGIDKELTETLSPSSQDAKRKLVFAAAGNFGLFKQRAFPARKEGVIAVHAADGSGDEPRFVPNPESKPDPESELNLSTLGENIKMRWPDSDNPGEMKDIYISGSSYATPIAAGIAANVLEFARHRLKMNEWMKDEIYSHHGMAKILKAMSCRRGGCDFVHPLAFWERAFHGGIWETQMLPHDNPLNSILFDQPWAISLEPQSDFTKGDIRAGTGGLRTGATKRTPKVDMITDDEYEAETSSSNPSNLCSTQATEDYRAENCIAKHPRELPLHVAFRITDDDDHQQGCDVPPSRCSDRDRFEHEDLPKLGLEELEYFEVKTTAELPFEIPKSSQYERPTIPTIVPVKAKSQNTRRQFVMEKFNLESELGEGADERMKRLCLKEAMTLWHARHQHVIEVAMAFTFEGDDTDDVEGPYFGIIMELAEQGDISRHLACQRPPAERAKISTWFACLTNAIAYIHSIGIRRRDIKPGNILLKKDGSVKLADFGISKMRLGRTSSTTTPEGPRANTPRYAAPEVGEGGTRGRQADIFALGAVFLEMLIAHSFKHLRPQLSEKLKPSRLGARFGRDVSGPAYAPSLRKIHDWINEIQADLTCGEEHWHRTILSLCLRMTSEIREARPSAEEVYSIISGSESLKNEAHEAGSSCNCDVASVQTENQKLIEACQRLDGYDEVVSLLENENNLQTKGAIQQAASHGRLSVVQQFLARGADVNQLDYCNQTALHCAAACGHADVAKLLLEHGAKIDIKDEEEQLPLHCASGQGQLEVVETLLAHDITGATSLSTDCYEQMPLHCAAKRGFTNVVRFLIGRMNNNSSNDDAVVKTDARQRTALHLAAGYGSEAVVRLLLDKVTDKGFVDSLDEIGMTALHWATIGRQRNGSYTKVMEVLLERGADVNIRGGAGYKTAIDHARDNRDEERIAVLLRADKIAR, translated from the exons ATGGTCGCCCGCCTCTTTCTTACTGTAGCACCGCAAGCTGAGCTCTACATTGCAAAGGTAGCAGATAAGCAGGAAATGCTAGACAATCAGTTACATCGCATTACTGAG GCTATAAAATGGGCCGTACTAGAGTGTGATGTTGATATTATCTCAATGTCTCTACTACTCCCTAGGGAGCATTCTGGTATTGATAAAGAGCTCACTGAGACACTTTCACCTTCGTCCCAGGATGCAAAGCGGAAGCTTGTCTTCGCTGCCGCTGGGAACTTTGGGCTTTTTAAACAACGAGCATTTCCGgccagaaaagaaggagTCATCGCCGTTCATGCCGCAGATGGGAGCGGCGATGAGCCGAGGTTCGTTCCGAACCCCGAGAGTAAACCAGATCCCGAGAGTGAACTAAATCTCTCGACTCTTGGCGAAAATATCAAGATGCGATGGCCGGATTCCGACAACCCTGGTGAAATGAAAGACATCTACATATCTGGCTCGTCATACGCAACACCAATTGCAGCCGGGATTGCTGCAAATGTTCTTGAATTTGCGCGGCATAGGTTGAAAATGAATGAGTGGATGAAAGACGAGATTTACTCGCATCATGGTATGGCGAAGATTCTGAAGGCAATGTCTTGTCGTAGGGGAGGGTGTGACTTCGTGCATCCGTTGGCTTTTTGGGAACGCGCGTTTCACGGTGGCATTTGGGAGACGCAGATGTTACCGCACGATAACCCCTTGAACTCTATACTTTTTGATCAACCATGGGCTATCTCACTCGAGCCCCAGTCAGATTTTACGAAGGGGGATATCAGGGCTGGAACTGGGGGTCTAAGGACCGGGGCAACCAAGCGTACACCTAAAGTGGATATGATAACGGATGACGAATACGAAGCAGAGACTTCATCGTCAAACCCGTCGAACTTGTGCTCGACCCAAGCAACAGAGGACTACAGAGCCGAAAATTGCATTGCCAAGCACCCAAGAGAACTACCCCTCCATGTTGCCTTTCGTATaactgatgatgatgatcacCAACAGGGCTGCGATGTACCACCAAGTCGATGCTCAGACCGTGATCGGTTCGAACACGAAGATCTTCCAAAATTAGGCTTAGAAGAACTTGAATATTTTGAGGTCAAAACCACCGCCGAGCTTCCCTTCGAGATCCCCAAGAGTTCACAATATGAAAGACCAACTATACCAACTATCGTGCCTGTTAAGGCAAAATCTCAAAATACAAGGCGTCAATTCGTTATGGAAAAATTTAATCTTGAGTCAGAGCTCGGAGAAGGTGCAGATGAGAGAATGAAAAGACTTTGCCTTAAAGAAGCTATGACACTCTGGCATGCCCGTCACCAGCATGTTATTGAAGTTGCCATGGCATTTACCTTTGAAGGCGACGATACTGATGACGTGGAAGGGCCATATTTTGGTATCATCATGGAACTTGCTGAACAGGGTGACATTAGCAGGCATCTCGCATGCCAAAGACCGCCTGCTGAAAGGGCAAAGATCTCAACGTGGTTTGCATGTCTTACAAATGCTATAGCCTATATCCATAGCATTGGAATTAGGCGCCGAGACATCAAACCAGGCAATATTCTTCTGAAAAAAGATGGAAGTGTCAAGCTCGCCGATTTTGGAATCTCCAAGATGCGCCTTGGGAGAACATCGTCAACGACCACACCGGAGGGCCCCAGAGCCAACACACCGAGATATGCTGCACCTGAGGTTGGCGAGGGAGGAACTCGCGGTCGTCAAGCTGATATCTTCGCTTTGGGAGCAGTCTTTCTCGAGATGCTAATCGCGCATTCGTTTAAGCATCTCCGTCCGCAGTTGTCAGAAAAACTTAAGCCAAGCAGACTTGGTGCACGTTTCGGCCGTGATGTCTCAGGTCCAGCATACGCTCCTTCTTTACGTAAGATACACGATTGGATCAATGAAATACAAGCAGATCTGACATGTGGCGAGGAACATTGGCATCGCACTATTCTCAGCCTTTGCCTCAGAATGACGAGCGAAATTAGAGAGGCGCGCCCATCAGCTGAGGAAGTGTACTCCATTATATCGGGATCAGAATCATTAAAAAACGAAGCACACGAAGCAGGCTCAAGTTGCAACTGTGATGTGGCTAGTGTCCAGACAGAGAATCAAAAGTTGATCGAGGCTTGCCAGAGGCTGGATGGGTATGATGAAGTGGTATCCCTTCTCGAAAATGAAAACAACTTGCAAACCAAAGGGGCGATACAACAGGCAGCGTCACATGGCCGCTTGAGCGTTGTGCAACAATTTCTTGCTCGAGGAGCAGATGTCAATCAGCTTGATTACTGTAACCAGACAGCGCTCCATTGCGCAGCTGCGTGTGGACATGCTGATGTCgccaagctcctccttgaaCACGGTGCGAAGATTGAcatcaaggatgaagaagaacaacTTCCGCTTCACTGTGCATCTGGCCAAGGACAACTTGAGGTGGTCGAGACGCTTTTGGCGCATGATATAACCGGCGCTACCTCGTTGAGTACAGATTGTTATGAGCAGATGCCGCTTCACTGCGCGGCTAAACGAGGTTTTACGAACGTCGTACGTTTTCTGATTGGTAGAatgaacaacaacagcagtAACGACGATGCAGTCGTGAAGACTGACGCCCGACAACGGACGGCTCTTCACCTAGCAGCTGGATATGGATCGGAAGCGGTGGTACGCCTGCTTTTAGACAAGGTCACTGATAAAGGCTTCGTCGATTCTCTTGATGAGATCGGGATGACTGCACTTCACTGGGCCACTATTGGAAGGCAGCGCAATGGCAGTTATACCAAAGTTATGGAAGTGTTGCTGGAAAGAGGCGCGGATGTGAATATCCGGGGTGGTGCAGGTTATAAGACGGCGATTGATCATGCACGCGATAATCGAGATGAGGAACGAATTGCTGTCTTGTTGCGTGCCGATAAAATAGCACGATGA
- a CDS encoding BAR domain-containing protein translates to MNFTRKIDRAMQWAGEKMGAEAKATHTDEFKELESEMDIRHEGMERLLKSMNIYTRWLSRHCDALEDRNRSMPLAHLGRTMSAHAAELPDTEYSRRLASMGNANEQLAELQTTYLDCANATWQTHIEQNLSMMKEYQTARKKLESRRLAYDATMGKIQKAKKDDVRLEEELRVNKTKFDDSTEDVFQRMSDIREAEQDTIGALTSFLDAELEYHERAANELRRIRKAWAAGGSEPSYSPTQRGGPDLDRLYTNMPVRSQSVRHSVINEAYEGAQPQPVARLTRTMTSREPPPPPPPPPPASSRPPMLRSATFDSRQPPVIRARAASTSFSRQPTPSVAESRSEDIFDDNSIYSGNNTPSWGERSVSPATSYGSFNVNQMPIESKKAPPPPVNRAKKPPPPPIPRKMSTPGY, encoded by the exons ATGAACTTTACGCGCAAAATCGACCGCGCCATGCAGTGGgctggcgagaagatgggcgCCGAGGCAAAGGCCACTCACACCGACGAGTTCAAAGAGCTCGAGTCCGAGATGGACATTAGACACGAAG GCATGGAGCGTCTCCTCAAATCCATGAACATCTACACCAGGTGGCTCTCGCGCCATTGCGATGCCCTCGAGGACAGAAACCGCAGCATGCCGCTTGCTCACCTTGGCCGGACCATGTCTGCTCATGCGGCAGAGTTGCCGGATACCGAGTACAGTCGCCGTCTCGCCTCCATGGGCAATGCCAACGAGCAGCTCGCCGAGCTTCAAACCACATATCTGGACTGTGCCAATGCCACCTGGCAGACGCACATCGAGCAGAACCTGAGCATGATGAAGGAATATCAG ACCGCTcgcaagaagcttgaaagcCGCCGACTCGCCTACGATGCCACAATGGGCAAGATacaaaaggccaagaaggacgacgttcgccttgaagaagagctgcgcgtcaacaagaccaagttTGATGACAGCACCGAAGACGTTTTCCAGCGCATGTCGGACATCCGAGAGGCCGAGCAAGACACAATCGGTGCCCTGACGTCGTTTCtcgatgccgagctggaaTATCACGAACGAGCTGCCAATGAGCTGCGCCGCATCCGAAAGGCGTGGGCGGCTGGTGGTTCCGAGCCCAGCTATTCGCCTACGCAGAGAGGAGGACCTGATCTGGACCGCCTCTACACCAACATGCCAGTCCGGTCTCAGTCTGTCCGACACAGCGTCATCAACGAGGCATACGAGGGCGCCCAACCACAGCCTGTTGCCAGACTCACTCGCACCATGACCTCGCGAgagcctcctccacctccacctcCGCCTCCCCCGGCGTCAAGCAGACCTCCCATGTTGAGATCGGCCACATTTGATTCCAGACAGCCGCCCGTGATTCGCGCCAGAGCTGCATCGACTTCATTTTCTAGACAGCCGACGCCCAGCGTTGCTGAAAGCAGAAGCGAAGACATCTTTGACGATAACTCCATCTACAGCGGGAATAACACACCCAGCTGGGGAGAGCGCAGCGTCAGCCCGGCCACGAGCTACGGCAGCTTCAACGTGAACCAGATGCCGATAGAGTCCAAGAAAGcaccgcctcctcctgtTAACCGAGCCAAgaagcctccgcctccccctATCCCCAGAAAGATGTCCACCCCTGGATATTGA
- a CDS encoding glycosyl hydrolase family 30 TIM-barrel domain-containing protein: MLLISVLTTVAAVGGVNAASSFASSQDGRYQFTAAQAPVLGAGNPGIQDWQLFIKEKSGRKQTVKGFGAAITDATVAAFNKLNANSRTQLFNDLMTPSGLNFNLLRHTVASSDLSADPAYTYDDAGGNVDTGLNSFGLGDRGNAMISMLANFRRLQPQLTIVGSPWSAPGWMKVKGKLIGGGTGNNKLNHAYENAYAQYFVKYLQAYEAGGAHIDAITLQNEPLNNKDDMPTMQIEAAESGALIRDKVGPALRNAGLNTQIWAWDHNQDVYSYPQTVMNTASQYVQAAAWHCYAGNAPENWTPLTQFHNEFPGKEQYMTECWTSVLSGGTDWVHSSSFALFPLQNWANGIIAWTLGTFTGGGPALSGGGNCHSCTGLVTVSADGSGYKKEIDYYMLGQFSRYIPKGAVVVDGTGSWLFDPNTGVESVATVNPDGTRTVVIQNRYNNDIWVRLATESESQTWNARVPARAVTTWILPKA, translated from the exons ATGTTGCTGATCTCCGTTCTCACCACCGTTGCGGCCGTTGGCGGCGTCAACGCCGCCTCGTCGTTTGCTTCCTCGCAAGACGGCCGCTACCAGTTCACTGCCGCCCAGGCTCCTGTCCTGGGTGCTGGTAACCCTGGCATCCAAGACTGGCAGTTgttcatcaaggagaagtCCGGACGCAAGCAGACCGTCAAGGGTTTTGGTGCTGCCATCACCGATGCCACCGTCGCTgccttcaacaagctcaacgcAAACTCTCGCACGCAGCTGTTCAACGACCTGATGACCCCTTCGGGTCTTAACTTCAACCTGCTGCGTCACACCGTCGCCAGCTCGGATCTCTCTGCTGATCCGGCTTACACTTACGACGACGCCGGCGGCAATGTCGACACTGGCCTCAACAGCTTTGGCCTGGGTGATCGTGGAAATGCCATGATCAGCATGCTGGCCAACTTCCGCAGGCTGCAGCCCCAGCTGACCATTGTCGGCTCGCCTTGGTCTGCACCGGGATGGATGAAGGTCAAGGGCAAGCTGATTGGCGGCGGTACCGgcaacaacaagctcaacCACGCCTACGAGAACGCCTACGCCCAGTACTTTGTCAAGTACCTCCAGGCGTACGAGGCTGGTGGCGCTCACATTGACGCCATCACCCTGCAGAACGAGCCCCTGAACAACAAGGACGATATGCCCACCATGCAGATCGAGGCGGCGGAGTCTGGTGCTCTGATCCGCGACAAGGTTGGCCCTGCTCTGCGCAATGCCGGCCTCAACACCCAGATCTGGGCTTGGGACCACAACCAGG ACGTCTACTCTTACCCCCAGACTGTCATGAACACAGCCAGCCAGTACGTCCAGGCCGCTGCTTGGCACTGCTATGCCGGCAACGCCCCTGAGAACTGGACTCCCCTCACCCAGTTCCACAACGAGTTCCCCGGCAAGGAGCAGTACATGACCGAGTGCTGGACCTCCGTTCTCTCCGGCGGCACCGACTGGGTCCacagctccagcttcgcCCTGTTCCCCCTGCAGAACTGGGCCAACGGCATCATCGCCTGGACTCTGGGTACCTTCACCGGCGGTGGCCCTGCCCTgtccggcggcggcaactGCCACAGCTGCACTGGTCTTGTTACCGTCAGCGCTGATGGCAGTGGTTATaagaaggagattgactACTACATGCTGGGCCAGTTCTCGCGCTACATTCCCAAGGGCGCTGTTGTTGTCGATGGTACTGGTAGCTGGCTGTTTGACCCCAACACTGGTGTTGAGTCTGTTGCTACTGTTAACCCTGATGGCACCCGCACGGTCGTCATCCAGAACCGATACAACAATGATATCTGGGTTCGTTTGGCTACGGAGTCTGAGAGCCAGACCTGGAACGCTCGTGTCCCTGCCCGGGCTGTTACCACCTGGATCCTGCCTAAGGCTTAA
- a CDS encoding luciferase-like monooxygenase domain-containing protein, producing the protein MSNPRQLHLTAFMRPVSLHTGAWRYPGSYADANFNLTHLKSFIRKLEAAKFDAFFMADHLAVLNMPIEALRRSQTVTSFEPFTLLSALSQVTEKIGLAATASTTYDEPYHIARRFASLDHLSGGRAAWNIVTTANPDSAKNFGRDEHMDHSDRYKRAREFYDVVTGLWDSFADDAFIRNQETGIFLDPEKMHTLNHEGDELKVKGPLNIARPVQGWPVIVQAGQSDPGRQLAGETAEVVFCSPGNIDSAKALYADIKGRAVAAGRKKEHINILPAALVIVGDTIQEAKEKRLKLDSLVNYESSIASLSIALGADASKFDPDGPLPTDLPETNASKTSREGVLRLAREEGLTVRQLAQRFGGYAGFGFVGTVESIADEWEKWLKEEASDGFTVCFPFLPQGLDDVVEKLVPELQRRGIFRTDYTGSTLREHFGLPRPENRFFPKA; encoded by the coding sequence ATGTCGAATCCCAGACAACTCCATCTTACCGCATTCATGCGGCCAGTCAGTCTTCACACTGGAGCCTGGCGATACCCTGGATCATACGCCGATGCCAACTTCAACTTGACCCATCTCAAGTCCTTTATCCGAAAgctcgaggctgccaaaTTCGATGCCTTCTTCATGGCCGACCACCTAGCGGTCCTCAACATGCCCATCGAAGCCCTCAGACGCAGTCAGACTGTCACATCATTTGAGCCCTTTACACTACTCTCAGCTCTGTCCCAGGTCACAGAGAAGATTGGCCTAGCCGCTACTGCTTCTACAACATATGATGAGCCCTACCACATTGCCCGGCGCTTTGCCTCGTTGGACCATCTCAGCGGTGGTCGTGCAGCTTGGAACATTGTGACGACGGCCAATCCGGATAGCGCAAAGAACTTTGGCAGAGACGAGCACATGGATCACTCAGATCGGTATAAGCGTGCCAGAGAGTTTTACGATGTCGTGACGGGACTGTGGGATAGCTTTGCGGATGACGCCTTTATCCGGAACCAGGAGACGGGCATCTTCCTGGACCCCGAGAAGATGCACACGCTCAACCACGAGGGagacgagctcaaggtcaagggaCCCTTGAACATTGCCCGACCCGTCCAGGGCTGGCCCGTCATTGTGCAGGCCGGACAATCAGATCCAGGACGACAGCTGGCTGGAGAAACAGCCGAAGTAGTCTTTTGTTCGCCAGGAAACATTGACAGCGCCAAGGCACTATATGCAGACATCAAGGGACGAGCCGTCGCCGCGGGCAGAAAGAAGGAGCACATCAACATACTCCCTGCAGCTTTGGTCATTGTTGGCGACACCATtcaagaggccaaggagaagcgaCTCAAGCTCGACAGCCTCGTCAACTACGAGAGCTCTATCGCAAGCTTGTCAATCGCTCTCGGCGCAGACGCCTCGAAGTTTGACCCAGACGGCCCTCTACCCACCGATTTACCAGAGACCAACGCTAGCAAGACAAGCCGAGAGGGCGTCTTGAGGCTCgcaagggaagaagggcTGACTGTGAGGCAACTTGCGCAGCGTTTCGGAGGATACgccggctttggctttgtagGAACGGTTGAGAGCATTGCAGACGAGTGGGAGAAGTGGCTCAAGGAAGAGGCTTCCGATGGTTTCACTGTTTGCTTCCCCTTTTTGCCGCAGGGACTCGACGATGTTgtggagaagctggtgcCGGAGCTGCAGCGTCGCGGTATCTTTAGGACAGACTATACGGGGAGCACTCTGCGTGAACACTTTGGCCTGCCGAGGCCGGAGAATCGCTTCTTTCCAAAGGCTTAG